A genomic region of Gossypium hirsutum isolate 1008001.06 chromosome D01, Gossypium_hirsutum_v2.1, whole genome shotgun sequence contains the following coding sequences:
- the LOC107918197 gene encoding uncharacterized protein, with protein MASKLLLIAVFVLDLIAFGLAVAAEQRRSTAKIVQDSEVNYNYCVYDSDISTGYGVGAFLFLMVSQALVMAASKCFCCGKGLNPSGSRAWAVILFIVCWLFFLIAEICLLAGSVRNAYHTKYRTIFSEQPPSCETVRKGVFGAGAAFIFLNAIVNKFYYICYSSARDKSFQAYGGETGVGMGTYK; from the exons ATGGCTTCAAAGCTTCTTTTGATTGCTgtctttgttcttgatctcatTGCTTTTGGTTTAGCTGTGGCAGCTGAGCAAAGAAGAAGCACT GCCAAGATTGTCCAAGACAGTGAAGTTAATTATAACTATTGTGTCTATGACTCAGACATATCAACAGGCTATGGTGTTGGTGCATTTTTGTTCCTTATGGTTAGCCAAGCCCTTGTAATGGCTGCAAGCAAATGCTTCTGCTGTGGAAAGGGTTTAAACCCCAGTGGTTCAAGGGCCTGGGCAGTCATCCTTTTCATAGTCTGCTG GTTGTTTTTCCTGATTGCTGAGATATGCTTGCTGGCCGGATCGGTGAGAAATGCCTACCATACCAAATACCGAACCATTTTCAGCGAGCAGCCTCCCTCTTGTGAAACTGTGAGGAAAGGTGTGTTTGGTGCAGGGGCAGCTTTCATTTTCTTAaatgccattgtcaacaagttcTATTATATTTGCTATTCAAGTGCTAGGGACAAAAGCTTCCAAGCTTACGGTGGAGAGACCGGTGTCGGTATGGGCACATACAAATAA
- the LOC107917717 gene encoding COP1-interacting protein 7, producing MDFRTRLDYALFQLTPTRTRCDLVIFAGKENEKLASGLLEPFISHLKAAKDQISKGGYSVTLRPLASSPPWFTKGTLLRFVRFVSTPEVLERFVTVEREIEQIENSIQSYEANAAGTTVADGNFQKPYTSSKSKGEFDGTEDDVPEETSKVRLQRVLETRKKVLCKEQAMAYARALVAGYEPDNIDDLISFSDTFGASRLREACINFMDLCKRKNEDRLWMAELAAMQACPRPDLSYLGTSGIVLAGEENDSSQNLTINVSAMKQTGSAASDAGSGDINPDGSLASMDGKSQVQMPWPPHFPPYMQSFPGSGFQQMPPYQGYIFPGMHGAPPYYPGNMHWPPNVEDSSLAFGWEPDDRRSHKSSSRRKKKSSQSKGDESTESNDSSSESEPEEEVHKKKHEKKSSPSRKVVIRNINYISSKRNGDKGSDSEDNSDEDEFIDGDSLKQQVEEAVGSLGKRHKSTSHHHKKHNGSKHRNSVSYDEDELVTKNPEGEKRSNPWDTFQNLLLQDKDLDSSEVDKQPARLQDKYFASTGTEGVTKPKTISSDPFLDSQIGKDHEGETRGRNFGTNEFSGSVVKRRDGTNEELLMLQGTHSGISSRAKISDYAAESTMARTRREGEWFINKEVDKSSNQDEMMGLKMFDGENASSLARESKKDVFVDDSFMIQGPSVGEYQSDQLRIGIGMVPELEATQQEHSNSENVSKAAPVSYEPDDLYMVIGRGSAEETAMTSWTPEIDYEMNALSAEATSRHADVEITGANEKGPDAKKLGKSEGKLPNKEVRSRVSNGPLAKSKSDVVSKSRKPPAGSKTMIRRTKSDQEENRKKMEELRIQRQKRIAERSAAGGLNPVTSRRSSAESKTSAASTKSQPSTQDTKKSPKPVLRSSTIERLATARNTSKVSSAELKSSQPKKPTLKEISSSTTQKAAPAKDKKSSTNKAKASDIKSGTNKELPSGDNAQGKRESNEVTVALPMEPAPSKATQPTDIVDDFKDIQELQTTPIEKTEGNATLKPNPSGEDQSSNAKMVTVNKPMQLDHVQGDEEFIMPTKVVSEDNIAPEGFGKDIPETTVHPVPPVPSKTVRFSTVNIEEMGATNEKYQSPRIPEIEISTPPPNNGMDKEPMHSRKKWNNEESPPKAAKGFRKLLFFGRKSKNYATA from the exons ATGGACTTCAGGACACGTCTAGATTATGCTTTGTTCCAACTTACACCTACTAGAACCAG ATGTGATCTGGTGATTTTTGCTGGAAAAGAGAATGAGAAATTGGCATCAGGGTTGCTAGAACCCTTCATTTCACACCTCAAAGCTGCTAAAGATCAAATTTCTAAAGGAGGCTACTCTGTAACTCTTCGCCCTCTAGCCTCATCTCCTCCCTGGTTCACCAAAGGCACTCTCCTAAG GTTTGTGAGGTTTGTTAGTACACCAGAAGTTCTTGAGAGATTTGTGACAGTGGAGAGGGAAATCGAACAGATCGAGAATTCAATTCAATCGTACGAAGCAAACGCTGCCGGGACGACAGTTGCAGATG GGAATTTCCAAAAGCCATATACTTCATCTAAG TCTAAAGGTGAATTCGATGGAACCGAAGATGATGTTCCAGAAGAAACTTCCAA GGTTCGTCTTCAACGTGTTCTGGAGACAAGGAAGAAAGTACTTTGTAAAGAGCAAGCAATGGCTTATGCACGTGCTTTGGTTGCCGGTTACGAACCTGATAATATCGATGATCTCATCTCTTTTTCTGACACTTTCGGTGCTTCTCGTTTAAG GGAAGCTTGCATAAATTTCATGGACTTATGCAAGAGAAAGAATGAAGATAGGCTTTGGATGGCTGAATTAGCAGCAATGCAAGCATGTCCTAGACCAGACTTGTCTTACCTTGGAACATCTGGGATCGTACTTGCAGGGGAAGAAAATGATTCAAGTCAAAATCTTACCATAAATGTCTCCGCCATGAAGCAAACCGGTTCTGCCGCCTCAGATGCTGGAAGTGGAGATATTAACCCTG ATGGTAGCTTGGCATCCATGGATGGGAAATCTCAAGTACAAATGCCATGGCCACCCCATTTTCCTCCGTACATGCAAAGTTTTCCAGGTTCTGGATTTCAACAAATGCCTCCATATCAAGGGTACATTTTCCCTGGTATGCACGGTGCTCCCCCATATTATCCAGGAAATATGCATTGGCCTCCGAATGTAGAGGATTCAAGCCTTGCTTTTGGTTGGGAACCGGATGATCGTAGAAGTCATAAATCATCTTCTAGGAGAAAGAAAAAATCTTCACAAAGTAAGGGAGATGAATCCACTGAGTCTAATGATTCTAGCTCTGAGAGTGAACCAGAAGAGGAAGTACATAAGAAAAAGCACGAAAAGAAGTCATCACCATCAAGAAAGGTTGTCATCCGTaatattaattacatttcttcGAAGAGGAATGGGGATAAGGGCAGTGATTCCGAAGATAATTCTGATGAGGATGAGTTCATTGATGGAGATTCTCTCAAACAGCAAGTAGAGGAGGCTGTTGGATCACTAGGGAAACGGCACAAGTCTACCTCACACCATCATAAGAAACACAATGGAAGCAAGCATCGAAACAGTGTGTCCTACGATGAAGATGAACTGGTAACTAAAAATCCGGAGGGAGAAAAACGAAGCAATCCCTGGGATACTTTCCAAAACCTTCTCTTGCAAGACAAGGATTTGGATTCTTCTGAAGTAGATAAACAGCCTGCAAGATTGCAAGACAAATATTTTGCAAGCACGGGGACCGAGGGAGTAACAAAGCCAAAGACAATCTCAAGTGATCCCTTTTTGGACTCACAGATCGGTAAGGATCATGAAGGTGAAACTCGAGGCAGAAACTTCGGGACTAATGAATTTAGTGGCTCAGTTGTTAAGAGAAGAGATGGCACAAATGAGGAGTTGCTTATGTTGCAAGGCACTCATTCTGGGATCAGTTCCCGAGCTAAAATATCCGATTATGCTGCAGAATCCACTATGGCTAGAACTCGCAGAGAAGGCGAATGGTTTATCAACAAAGAAGTGGATAAATCTTCGAATCAGGATGAGATGATGGGTCTCAAAATGTTTGATGGGGAAAATGCTTCTTCATTAGCTCGTGAAAGCAAGAAAGATGTTTTTGTTGATGACTCTTTCATGATTCAAGGTCCATCAGTGGGAGAATATCAATCTGATCAGTTAAGGATCGGTATAGGCATGGTTCCTGAACTCGAAGCTACTCAACAAGAACATAGCAATTCGGAAAATGTATCGAAGGCTGCTCCAGTTTCGTATGAACCAGATGACCTTTACATGGTGATTGGGCGTGGTTCAGCAGAAGAGACTGCCATGACATCTTGGACTCCAGAGATTGACTACGAAATGAACGCGTTATCTGCTGAAGCCACCAGCAGGCATGCTGATGTTGAAATAACCGGTGCCAATGAAAAGGGGCCTGATGCTAAAAAACTTGGGAAATCTGAGGGGAAACTTCCGAATAAAGAAGTTCGTTCTAGAGTTTCAAATGGACCTCTTGCCAAGAGCAAGTCTGATGTAGTATCAAAGAGCAGGAAACCACCAGCAGGAAGCAAAACCATGATACGGAGAACTAAGTCCGATCAG GAAGAGAacagaaagaaaatggaggagtTACGGATCCAGCGCCAGAAGAGGATAGCTGAGAGGAGTGCTGCCGGTGGTCTTAATCCGGTTACTTCCCGGAGGAGCTCCGCCGAAAGTAAAACTTCAGCAGCTTCAACGAAGAGCCAACCATCAACTCAAGACACTAAGAAATCGCCGAAGCCAGTCCTTAGAAGTTCCACCATAGAACGCCTTGCAACCGCACGGAATACTTCAAAGGTCTCTTCGGCTGAATTGAAATCGAGCCAGCCGAAAAAGCCAACATTGAAGGAAATCAGTTCTTCAACAACTCAGAAGGCTGCTCCTGCTAAGGATAAGAAATCAAGCACAAACAAAGCCAAAGCTTCAGATATAAAAAGTGGTACAAATAAAGAACTTCCAAGTGGCGATAATGCACAAGGAAAAAGGGAGTCCAATGAGGTCACAGTAGCATTGCCAATGGAACCAGCACCATCCAAAGCAACTCAACCTACTGACATTGTTGATGATTTCAAGGACATTCAAGAATTGCAGACTACCCCAATCGAAAAGACCGAAGGAAATGCAACTTTGAAACCAAACCCGTCGGGGGAAGACCAAAGCTCAAATGCCAAAATGGTTACCGTAAATAAGCCAATGCAATTAGATCATGTACAAGGTGATGAAGAATTTATAATGCCAACTAAAGTTGTTTCTGAAGATAACATAGCACCAGAAGGATTTGGTAAAGATATTCCTGAGACAACGGTCCATCCTGTGCCGCCAGTGCCTAGCAAGACGGTAAGATTTTCGACTGTAAATATCGAAGAGATGGGTGCAACGAATGAGAAATATCAGTCGCCTAGGATTCCTGAAATAGAGATCTCAACTCCACCTCCAAATAATGGAATGGACAAGGAACCAATGCATAGCAGGAAGAAATGGAACAACGAGGAGAGCCCTCCTAAAGCAGCCAAAGGGTTTAGAAAGCTTCTTTTCTTTGGAAGAAAAAGCAAAAACTATGCTACTGCTTAG